The Thermoproteales archaeon sequence AATAATCTACCCATTTTACTCACCTACAGGGATGTATTTTAGTTTTCTAATTTCTTCATCTTCTATCACGAAATTCGACAAGTTTACCGTATAGTATTGCTGGAACTTACTCTCTATGTCGCGCATGACTTCCTTATCTGGTCTTTCCTTGAATTTGATGGCTATGGTTTCTCCAAAGAACTCCTTGACTATTTCGCCTTCTTTAACCACTATTTCGCCATTTTTGATAGTGTATAAGGCTCTACTAAAGCCCTCTTTGACTTTCAGGTAGTCACTTGAGAAGTCTATAGTTTCGGGGTTTATGTCGTAAATAGCTATGTCGGCGTCTGCGCCTACTCCTAGATGCCCCTTAAATGAGTGGATTCCAAGTAGCTTTGCTGGAGCAGCTCGAGTAATTACGGCTATTTCATAAGGCGTGTATTCCCTATCTATGCTAGGCAGTATTGAACGCTTTAAACCTGCCCTACTTATTTTCTTAAGAAGCTCTTCTCTGTATTTTTTGCTCATCAATAATGCTATGAACTTTGGATAGCGTGTAAATGGAGCTCCGTTTGGATGATCCGTTGTAAGAATCACTCTCCAGGGATCCTCGATCAAAAGCATAACTTCAAGACCTATACACCATTGTACAGCATTCACCATGTTCTTCTTTTTATACTTGAAAGGAACGATGCCAGCCGCGCTCTCGTTTTCTACTTCTGAGCCAGCCCATTTCCATTTTGTTAGGTGGAACAACGCGTATTCAAAAGGAGCATCAGCCGTCATGGTTATTGCTGTTCCAAAATCGATCTGCCCAGCGTCAAGACTGATGTTTAGATGAGTGTTGACATATTTAGCGATTTCTTCGCTTCCCGATCTTACATCAAACCATGACTCGCCTAAATAGCTGTTAAATTGAACGTGGGTAACGTGCATGCTTAATCCATCGGAAATAGCTTTCATAGTTTTAAGAGTTGTTTCGCAGTTTCCTGGAATACCTAGCTTATTGCAATGGACGTGTATTGGATGAGGCAGCTTCAGCTCTTCGTTTGCCTTAGCGAAATTAGTTACTATCTCTCTAGGGGTAATTCCGTAAGGTTCTATAGTATCGTCTACGTCCATGCCATATCCCTTACCTAGACTCCATGGTATGGCTACTCCAGGATCGACTAGTTTCACAGCGTAGCATTTAGTGCTTTCAAGCAGCCACATTAAAGCATTTTTGAATGAGTAAAAATCGCCTTTGCTAATATAGTCTAAGAGTATTCTATTAGAGTCTAGTAAGAGGAAGCATATCTTGTCTATTATAGGTATGTCATCTAGCTCTTCATGAGTATGTCTAGTTTCTAAAGGCGGAGAAGCTGGCTCGACTACAGTAGTCCATCCCATTCTAGCATACCTATATCCCGCTAGGAAGGTTGATGGGGTTCTTTTGCCAGTTCCAGACCTGTGGACCCCCTTCCTAAACTTTATAAAGCTTTTATAATGGTCTCCGGGCATCATGACTCTTCCAGCGTTTACTTTAGGCCCGGCAATATGAGAGTGCAGATCTACGCCTCCAGGCATAACGGTTTTTCCTTTAGCGTCGATAATTTTTGCCCTTGACAAATCGACCTGGCTGGGGTCTATTATTTTCCCGTTTTTAACTCCTATATCCATTACTTCTCCATTTATCCCATTTAGAGGATCGTAAACAAAACCATTCTTAATTAACAACTCCACCTTAACCACCTACACGAGTTTTTTAATCTCTTCGAGAAGAAGTTTGAGAACTTCTTCATCGCTTAAGACTCCATTTGGAGGTTCTACAAGCTTTTTAACTCTTAGAGGAACTTTATCCATTCTATAAGCAGTTCCTTCAACTTCCACGCCTGCCATAGCAACCGGAATAACCACAGTCGATATAGCAGCTGTCAGATTCCACTTAGGATCTAGAGTAATAACCGGTATTTTCAGCAGGTTTTCTACGGCTTTTGCCGGGAAGTGAGCTACAGGATCTGAAGCTACTATAAGAGCAGCGTCTACATTGCCTTCATTTAGTAAATCAGTTGCAGAGGTGACTCCCGGATTATGCCTCGGATATTTCCTTCTAAAGTCTACGGCGAAAGCATAGCCTGTACTCCATGTCGAAACTTGATTTGCTCCTACCACGTTATAATGTCCTCTC is a genomic window containing:
- a CDS encoding formylmethanofuran dehydrogenase subunit A, whose product is MELLIKNGFVYDPLNGINGEVMDIGVKNGKIIDPSQVDLSRAKIIDAKGKTVMPGGVDLHSHIAGPKVNAGRVMMPGDHYKSFIKFRKGVHRSGTGKRTPSTFLAGYRYARMGWTTVVEPASPPLETRHTHEELDDIPIIDKICFLLLDSNRILLDYISKGDFYSFKNALMWLLESTKCYAVKLVDPGVAIPWSLGKGYGMDVDDTIEPYGITPREIVTNFAKANEELKLPHPIHVHCNKLGIPGNCETTLKTMKAISDGLSMHVTHVQFNSYLGESWFDVRSGSEEIAKYVNTHLNISLDAGQIDFGTAITMTADAPFEYALFHLTKWKWAGSEVENESAAGIVPFKYKKKNMVNAVQWCIGLEVMLLIEDPWRVILTTDHPNGAPFTRYPKFIALLMSKKYREELLKKISRAGLKRSILPSIDREYTPYEIAVITRAAPAKLLGIHSFKGHLGVGADADIAIYDINPETIDFSSDYLKVKEGFSRALYTIKNGEIVVKEGEIVKEFFGETIAIKFKERPDKEVMRDIESKFQQYYTVNLSNFVIEDEEIRKLKYIPVGE